The genomic window aagccatttctccagttccttctctttgttttttgtgaCAGGTTCTCTAAGACTGAAGTTTACGGATTAACTAGAATGACTGTCCAGAAAACTCCAGGGATCTACCCATGTCACTCCTACCACCACCCACCCCTGTCCAATTCTAGAGttgcagatgtgcaccaccacacttggcaTTTATgcttctgggaatctgaactcaggtcttgatACTTGTACTTCTAGCACTTTAATTTTGGAGTTATCTACCCAGATCCTTTGTGTCCCCCACATACCCCTTTCTCAATATTTCACTTTATGTGTAAGGGTGCTTGTATTTAagtgtattatgtgtgtgcagTTCCCTTAGGGAcaaagaagagggtgtcagatcccccctggaattagagttacagatagctCCCAGCATATGGCAGTAGGGAATCCatcccaggtcctttggaagaatagccagtgtttTCAACCTCCCCAACATAACTTTTGCTCTTTTTAAGTTGCTTTCTCTCCGATATTTATTGCAGCACAGGAAAGCTGACTAACACATTTCCTAAGGCAGAATGGACTCCATTGTCATATCAGAAGTTCCACAGTGAATGGATATACTTAGCAAGTTAAAAATTACCAGTTGCAAATTATTTATCTGATAAGGGACTTGTCTCCACTAGACAAGGACTTATTTCAACTCAACAATAAAAATGACTAtcaatctaattttaaaatctgCAAAATTAGCCGTCtgtagtagtgcatgccttttctcccagtacttgggagtcagAAGCCGTTGGATACACATTTCTCCTCAGAAGatatataatcaataaaaataccaCACCATTCTGAAGGTTGTTAGCCATTAGCAAAGTTTAGATTAAAATCTTTATGAGCTGCTGCTTTTTAATTATCTagtattgctataataaaattgtGTCAACAAAGATATTGAGAAACTGGAATTCTAGTGCACTGATGGTAGGATTGTTTAGTGTCACAGttgttttagaaaacaatttggCAGGTCTTCAAAAATTATACCAAGTTTTTATAGACTTTAAAAATTTGTCTCCTAAGAatatacccaagaaaacaaataaacaagcaaacaaaaaacatgttgaACCAAAACCTTAGCCACAGATATTTAGCAATGATGGATGCTGTAACATTATGACAGTTGAAGAAGCCAGATACAACAAGTGTGTGATTCTATTTATGTGACCAGACAAATCCGTAGAGACAGAAAAAGGATCACTGCTTACCAGATGCTGGGGACATGGAATAGGCACAGTGTCAATGCGTCTAAGGTTTCTTTCGAGGGtgatgaaaatatctaatttagaACTAGATAATGTGATGGTTTCAGAACTCTGCTAACATAGTAAAAAGTACTTAATTGTGCATTTAAGTGGATAGATATTGGGATCTATGAATTATGTTTCACCAAATCTGTTAAAGTATTAACACAtgcacactaaaaaaaaatatgatgatAGATATCAAAAGCCAAACATATTTAAACAGTGGGTATATGAACTGGCAATGCAGACAGATTACagtgtttattaataataaactCTTTTGCActgttggtggttttgttttaatgtatgcatctattttatgaaacatgaaaatgagagctggagagatgagtcagcaAATAAAGGAGCCTGTTCAATCCCCACTGGCCacctggtggaagaagagaaacaaCTACTGGAAACTGTCTTGCCACTTCCATaagagcatcacacacacacacacacacacacacacacaccacccaaaaATGAATGGATTTAATAAAATTTGTTAAAATGAACTAACAGTAGAAGAAATGTCAAATCAGAAGAGATCCTGATGATCTGGGTCTGCTATGGAAGTCAGGATTCTGTATTTTTCTGCAAAATAGATGGGACTTCCATAGAGACATCCACCAGTAGCTCTCAAACTTTGAAAGCTACTACCATATCCCATTTGGAAATGAATTGTACAATAATTTCTCCCCTGCCATGTTTTTTCGAAATAGCAAATTTCAGTTGCATAAGAATCAACTTACTTGACAGAAGTGTGGTGACAAGTGCTTagaatgccagcacttgggagacagaggcaggaggatcatgaatctAAGGCCTGCTTCAACTATCTAGTGAGGTATAGTCCAGCCGTGTCTCCATGAGACCTTGCTTCAACAATAACGACAGTAACAAAGAAATGAGGTTACATATTTAAGAGTATGCATACAACCAGGAGCAGAAATGGTGCACAAACTGAGGCCTTCTGACTTGATGGTTAATGTGTTCATTTTGTAAGTTTCCATTAAGTGTTGTAGGAAGTAAAAATTGAGTAAAATAAGTTCTTGCCTTTATAAAGGGAAAGTCTAAGAGATGGGACTGTATTTCCATTAGTAGTGTGTTTGAATAGAGTGCACAAAGCCTTGAGTTTTGACCATTGGCTCTTCATAAACCTGGTTTAAtgatgcatgcctataattccacagtaaagatacagaaacaggatttaaaaacaaaaaaacaaaaggccaTTCCTCATCTACATagccaagttcaaggccagcctaggcttaCAGGAGACCCTTtcacagagtaaataaataaatgagcaatTAATAAAGAGTAAATCTAGTGGGTATAATTTTCAGTTAAAAATTTAGAAGGCATTTTCCACATCTTTTTATGATTGGCAGCTATTACCGTGAGAAAAAGCTCATTGTAAACACATCAGAATGGAACACAATAGTTATCTTAGTTAAGAGGGGCTTCAGGAAAATAAAAGTGGCATTGTTACTTCAAGGACTTCACTTACTAATAGTAGTGGGTGTCTTGAGTGGATGCAGGATCCACAAAGGAGAAGGAATATGCCCAGCAAATATGACATTTGCTCAATGGGAGGTATTACACGTGTCTACTTCCTTCAGTTGTCCTCAAGTGTCTGATCTGGTGTTGTGAGTGCATATTGGCAGAACTCACTTCCAAATTCACTGTATGCCATAGTTGGATGTAAGTTCTCTCTGTCCCCATTTCACATAGGACAAGGGAGCAGTAGCATTGGTGGGGACTGCCAAAACTTCTCCAACTTTCAGATCCAGAGGCAGTGCAGTTTTACCTGTGGTTCTGTATTCTGACAAGACTTTTAAGGGTCTCCTTTGCCTTTACAAGCTTAATATTAGTTATTTTGACTGCTTAGTATGAGACACCAGGTCtctctctgttgccctggctggccttagTTGATTGGTAGTAAAGCCTAGGATAGCCTCGaagtcagagatctacctgcctctgcctccggagccCTATGTCTAAAGGCAGGTGTCATTGCACCCAgccttttatttttaccttttattgtttctttgataATAAAACTAGCcttggggtagagagatggctcagaagttaagagcactgattgctcttccagaggtcctgaattcaaatcccagcaaccacatggtggcttcaaccatctgtaatgggatctgatgccgtcttctggttcACTGTATAcataatggataaataaatatttagaaaagagTAGGCTCTGTTCTTAGTGGGGCATGGGGTtatatgagaaaatgaaaagtcTCAAATcccaccacacagagaaaaccattATTTCTTGCCGGTCTATGAAGTTGCATGGTTTTCCTTGTGTGTATATTCTACATGatgattttgttttcaaaaatggACCGATACTGTATCTGTGGTTCTGCAAActgttatctttattattttacagtATACCATGAACATCTCTTCCATGCACATGGGTGAAAGTCCTTTACTAAAAGACACAGTGCTGTCTGCTGGTAACAGGAGTGACACCTAAAGGAAAATCTCAGCACACGGTTAAAGCACAGAGCCTGGCAAAAGCCTGCCAGGGAAAGCAGAGCTGGCAATACTTCCCATCAAAGAAACCAGAATGAAAGGCTGAAGGCATTAAACAAATGGAGCATCTTCCAAGTCCTTTTGGCCCCTGCCTCCGCCGCCGCCCCTCACCCCCCTGACTCCCCGCTGGCCCCTGGGGACTAAAGCATCCTGTGCATCTCTTGGCACCCAGTGAAAACCACCcattttctgcctcttcctcagcTCTTCCTGAGCCCTAGTCATATCTGCGCACTCTCTCATCATCTCCTCACTGCTTACATGCCTGTCCTGTAAGTCCTCCTGGGAGTTCTTGGGAGAATCATCTGTCCCCCTGTCTGTTTTCCGTTTTGCTTTCCGAGGCACATAATCTTCAGCAGGGCGCTTTTCTGCAGCCCGCGCCTCCTCGCTGGCTGATTTGGCCTGGGAATCGGGCTTGCTCTCCCCTTGGCGCTTGCCCTCCCCGTCAGACTTGCCCTGCTTCTCGGCCTTCCCCTCACCTTTCTGCTGTGCCTGCTCACCtggccctccctcctcctctagcTTGCCCTGGCGTGCTGCTGGCTTTCCCTCTGCATCTGACTTGTCTTCATCtgcttttcctccctcttctgtACTTCCTTCGTCTTCTGCCCTTCCCTTGTTTTCTggctttccttcattttctttgtagaACTTTTCCATGTTGCAATTTGTCTTTGTTGCCTGTCctagaagacaaagaaaaggaaCTCTAAGGGTCTAGATTGTGATGCAAGGTGTCAATAGTTGCTTTTAATGCTTTTCGCAGCCCACCCTAATCCACCTTCCAGATGCACTCTTACCCTTAGATTCCTTTCCCCACACACTTCTTACATGAACCAATCTTGCAGGAAATGTCAAGGGTGTTTTTCTCTACCATTAAAGAGATAGATGTGCTAAGAAACAGAGGACAATGGTGTCTCAACTATGTTCTGGCTCTGCTGTGTAGTTTCAACTTAGGAAGAACTGCAAGAATTGAGgggtattttcatttttttctcatccttCCACTTATAAAACTTATAAAAAAAGCATATGTAGATTTCAGGGGGGGCTCTGATCGCCTCAGAATGTATGGCAAATGCtactccttctcttcccttttatAACCTTCATTTTGGCATCGCCAGCTGCAAAGGATCACATTCCCTTAGGACCTTGCAATGTGTCTTGAAACTGTAATGAGGAGGATTGGCGGGAGGTCAGCAGTGGCTACCCTGGCTTTTGCTCTACTTCCAGGGTAGAACACATTCCTTCTCTCACTAACCTGTACTGATGCTGCAGGTCTTCCCTTTCCTTGGCTGGGTTGCTGCCCACAGCCACAGACCTGAAGAcctgtggggagatgggaatCAGATGGTGAAGGATTAGAAGATGAAATGACTGGCAATGAAATGACCCAGAATCTTAGCCAaaactttcccagttcccaccttTCAGCCCATCTTCCTTTTTCTGTGTTCTCTGATTTTCTTCCACATGTCTCCCTCAACAGTTTACCTTTTTCTAGTCCTGAGGctgcagaaaagaaaaattactccCAAACTGTTTCCCTGTGTCTGATTTCCCTGCCCAAATCAACTCTCACTTCACCAAAATGAGTAGAGTTCAGGACTTTGAAAGTCAGAAAGCAGGTCTTTCTGTCCTCCGATCTCTGTGCCATGACCCCCACTTAACCCCCACCCCTAGGGTCCCTTGATAATAGCGGGGTACTTTTCTGAAGAAGCAGAAGGCAGGGCAGATATAACTACAGAACTGCATTCACCCCTTCCTCCCCTCAAACCCAGAAAATAAACCCACTCAGATTTCTACAGTGGAAGGGACAAATTATTTCTGAACTCTAACATTTTGGGTATTTAATACCTCCTTTTGAATCACTCCGAGTTGAGGAGTCACTCCATAATTAGGAGCTGAGCCTCCTACTAAACCTGATTCTCTCCTCTGCAGTAACCCCCACCCTTGGTCACCTCTGCCTACCATTTTGGGATCCAAAATGGTTGGGGGAtggagaagggaaaaggagaacTTGAGCCTTGGCCTTTGACAGTCCGCCTTCCTCAGCATGGAGTCAGGACCCCTTCCCCTATCCTGCTACCTAAAAGGGATTAGGCCAACACCACCCCCACTCCTTCCgctgtcccctcccccatcctcctcctctatAAGGCACATGTAGCTCAATCACTGTTCCCCTGATATCTCAGTTGGTATTCTTTACCCCTGATCTCCCTCCAGTGACCCTGTCCCAATCCCCATCTATTTCCTGCACCAAGTCAGTGAGCATCTGGAAAGGAGTCTAGTATCTGGCTTGGAATCAGCTCAAGTCTTAGCCTGCTGTCATTCCTACCCAGTGATCTGCAGGCAGTGAAGGATTTGTAGCTATCCCTGGGAAATGACTCCTTCTCATATTTCCTTCTGCCATTAGCCCACAGTTCTCCGAGAATATCAGAGCTGCTACCCCCAACACTCACACAATCTTCTGTGCCAAAATGAATGGGGGTGGAAAGGGGGCGGCATCTGAAAAGCAGAGTCCTCTGCTCAGTAGCCTCTGTCCATTACCACCCCTCCCTCAGGAATCCCTGGCTTGTACCAACCTGCTGGGCTATAGGGCAGTTGCCCGCCCCGCTCTGTCCTTCGGTTTCAAGTCTGCCTTCCTCCACGGAGATAAGGAGCTGGTTGCTGGTACCTGGAAGAGAGAGACTTCTGCATACGTCTGCTCCTGATCACGTGGCAGGAACGTCACCAGTGGGCTCAGGTCCCTAGTTCCCCTCCCAAGCACCAGAAAGTGCGTCAGGAGCCAGCCTACTTTCCCCCTCACTACCCCCGCCActttctgtcccttcccccacagcatgaGGCCTTGTCATTCATTTTGTTACTTGCAAATTCCAGAGGTCAAATATGGTTCGTCCTGTGATGTGTGTTTAGTCCTGTGTGCTCATTAGGGAGAAGCTGCATCTTTTCCTAATACCGGATCCCGTTAAGATCTCAAAGGATTTGGGGGCcactttatctttaaaaatagcaAATCATGTACTTCTTCCATCTACTTCATCTCTTAGCCAGCGATGTTTCATTCTGCACATGGTCTACTCTACACCTGTACATAAAGGCACGGGCTGATAATTTGGAAGTGAAGCAAGCTGTTGAAatggagattttcttttctttttaatagttttttttaaaaaacctcatTTACTTTGCTGTACATGTGCTATTCTTATGAGCACAAAATTATTTCGtttaaaataaagtgtttaaaataaaggagaaaattgtTCTCTAATTTTTCTACTCTGAAGACCTGTCATGCTTGTAATTGAATTGGTTACTTACAAAATACCAAATGTTCTCAAACAATTGTTGAATGATAGGTAGAAACTAATGATTAACAAAATACCAGTTTCGAAAATTGGACTGTGGCTATCTCACTCACCCTGGGGAAGGGAAAGAGCTATGTAAGTCAGGTGATGCAGAGAGTTTGTATCACCCATACcttgggaagagaagaggaagcttTCGGTTCCCTCTCCCTGCCCATGTTTCAGAGTcactcctctttctctgcatttagACACCTGAATGTGTTGgcctcttcaaaaaaaaaaaaacaatttggtAGGTGACACAGATAGTCAATGCAATAAATGCTTTTTTAATacacttccctctctcctccagaGGTCCACCAGGAGAAATAAGCTCCAGCATAGAGGAAAGGAAAAACCGGTTCCCTCTATCCTCCCCAACTTGGGGTTTCAGGAAGCCTGAAGAAATAATTATTGCATAGAGAGCCCTTAGATCTGTTTGCTTCCTGAGGTTCTTCACAAAACTTGGTAGAAGTTTCCCTAGACAttgcctttttccttctttcttacctGGACAGTATGGATTGCAAGGTCTCTCAAATCTGCCACCTTCACCACCAAGGCACTCAAGGAATGCCCAGCCATGCTTTAGGGTTTCTGACTTACAATCCATATTCATCTTTTGGTGCTTTCTGACTTGGTGTCTAACATGCTGATTATACTGGTTGATCTAGGCCACGTGTTCTGACCTGACCACCCAAGATAATATTGAAGTGATATATGTGTGGGAATTATTGGACTGTATATACTGTGCAGGAAAATCTATGCCAcaggaatttaaaaataatgctgaTACATAAGCAGGTCGACATAATGAGGAAGCAGGAAATATGAGCTTGGGAGAAGAGAAGACACTATACATGAATGCAATTAAAGAGAGGAGAAATAGATATTCACTCAGTCCTTGAGTTcgagcattttcttttctttttaaattaaatttaatttttttacttgttcactttacattctaCTCACTGCCCTCTCCAAGTCACCCTTCCCACAATCCTGCCCCCATCtatcctccccttttcctctgagtgggtgggagcCCTCTGGGTATGccctccaccctggcacatcaagtatcTGTGAGGCTAGGTTCATCTTCTCcctctgagaccagacaaggcagcccagctagaagaacaaatcccacagacaggcaacagcttttgaaaTAGCCCTGTTCTAGTtgttcgggacccacatgaagaccaagctgcacatctgctacaagtGTGCAGGAGGCCTAGGGCTAGCTCGtgtatgttctttagttggtggttcagcctctgAGAGGCCCGAgggtgtgggaccatgaaaggcagccagTTTTCTGGTTGAGTTGGGTTTAAAACCCTGGAGACCCAGCAGGTAACTCTGCAAGGAACAGTAGGCATTTGCCTCGCTCCTAGATACCAGGTTCCAACCGTGAGGCTGCAGCTTTCCAGTCCATAGGTCTGTGCCCATCAgtcatgtagcctcaagacagatctccatttttataaggtacctaaaggcctgatgggcttagccaattaagctctccttcccagacactcctccctgcaaaaggtatttagcCTCAGGACCGCCCTGAGAAGGTGGGGTACAGTTTCACTCATCACAGCTTTCCTCCATGACAAGAAATGCttctaaaaccatggactgcctcttctcatcaggATCCGCCTTGCTGGAGCAATGGggcaggtcttcctctaaagagccaAGTCTAATCTCACAAAGgaggcctctctgtgcttccagACATGGTCTCCACCAAGCAAGTCTAAGACACTTTTGTCCCCGAGGGACCCAGTCAGAGCTCTCCTCCCTCCTTGCCCTTTTCCCTTCAGCCCCTTGTCAGAGCCAGCCTGTGGGACCCAACTCCATTTTCAGTGCCCGAGAGTTAGAACCTGCTGACTGCGGCCTCTGTTCAGGCCTGGGGACCCCGAGCCAACTCCGGAAGTTCCAAGGGGACCTCAGACTGCTTCCCCAGCGTCGGTGTGGGGTGCACACACTCAAAAGTTCCTGCATCCCCACTTCGCCCAGCGGCCCAGGCCCAAGCCCTGAGCTGATGCGGcctaccattttaacccacacaaGGGTCCAGGGTAGTTGATTCTTCTGGTCTTCcagtggagttcctatcccctttggggcccgagatccttcctcctattcttccataagagtccccaaactccatccactgtttggctgtgggtgtctgcatctgtctgagtcagctgttgggtggagcctctcagaggacagttatgctgggttcctgtctgaaagcacaacagagtatcatcaatagtgtcagggattggtgcttgcccatgggatgggtctcaagatgggccagttattggttggccattctttctgtctctagaCCATCCCCCATGCCGAGTTCAGTCATTTTCAAACTGTGAACCCCTTGGAATTATGTTCAA from Apodemus sylvaticus chromosome X, mApoSyl1.1, whole genome shotgun sequence includes these protein-coding regions:
- the Tceal5 gene encoding transcription elongation factor A protein-like 5 codes for the protein MEKFYKENEGKPENKGRAEDEGSTEEGGKADEDKSDAEGKPAARQGKLEEEGGPGEQAQQKGEGKAEKQGKSDGEGKRQGESKPDSQAKSASEEARAAEKRPAEDYVPRKAKRKTDRGTDDSPKNSQEDLQDRHVSSEEMMRECADMTRAQEELRKRQKMGGFHWVPRDAQDALVPRGQRGVRGVRGGGGGRGQKDLEDAPFV